The Plasmodium vinckei vinckei genome assembly, chromosome: PVVCY_14 genome window below encodes:
- a CDS encoding serpentine receptor, putative — protein MVIWKANPKNKNLLYLLFLYIFFISFTNCQLIKLDGQKINTNYILYVLKGLYIYGKDDAPYILLGEKKDMNNPGPHALFENVGISTTEIKNTQYFSFGIKDDSHHDDNINEKHNKDEETDKSKNHNHPYEDEDDENDENNKNKGFKLNLYKDNPYVQRKTDHPGMGNWNSNDNTSDLFLEIIIMKESDFNKLYLPKDTNMCCYTQMTGFDNNDKYTCPGKGYLKRYLDESEMHSLKVPVYFINDRIEDDDTSSGNEVNHNKFLELIKNEHVFNIDKTDIYTVFISNCGDSKIYELELHGNIHILNKYGYLPGDKVTKLNLYVSLMLIYLIYSIIWSYSLLKNKTNVIKIQVWISVCMLLYLIENLFLYIYFMTYNVQAVINNNYLFMAVFFSVFKNVCSYLLILLGALGWGLVIPTLDRKKFIKIKVLFIFFIIFDFIKQFLDVHLADEHVNTVYFLCCILPMSIIYSIIYMWIFISSSKIIIQLNEDKQYEKLNMFKNFFNVLILALVFSVISLTIDLFVMVFPNDQLWNLKCYISEGVNSCLFLTVLTAMCVLFKPSERLKRISHFTEIGDMDEMDDFSHFKNSIEDVP, from the coding sequence ATGGTGATATGGAAGGCCAACccgaaaaataaaaacttaTTATACCTTCTCTtcttgtatatattttttataagtttTACAAATTGCCAATTAATAAAACTCGATGggcaaaaaataaatacaaattatatactttATGTTTTGAAgggtttatatatatatggaaaagATGACGCcccatatattttgttagGAGAGAAAAAGGATATGAACAATCCAGGACCCCATgctttatttgaaaatgtaGGTATAAGTACAACtgagataaaaaatactcAATATTTCTCATTTGGCATAAAAGATGATTCTCACCATGATGATAATATCAATGAAAAACATAACAAGGATGAGGAAACAGATAAGTCAAAAAATCATAATCATCCTTATGAAGATGAagatgatgaaaatgatgaaaataataaaaataaagggTTTAAACTAAATTTATACAAAGATAATCCATATGTTCAAAGAAAAACAGACCACCCAGGGATGGGAAATTGGAATTCAAATGATAATACAtctgatttatttttagaaataataattatgaaagaaagtgattttaataaattatatttacccAAAGATACCAATATGTGTTGTTATACTCAAATGACTGGatttgataataatgacAAATATACATGTCCAGGAAAAGGATATTTAAAGAGATATTTAGATGAATCCGAAATGCATTCATTAAAAGTACcagtttattttataaatgataGAATAGAAGATGATGATACTTCGTCAGGAAATGAAGTAAACCATAATAAATTTCTAgaactaataaaaaatgagcatgtatttaatatagacaaaacagatatatatactgtatttatatcaaattGTGGAGATAGTAAAATTTATGAATTAGAACTACATggaaatatacatatattgaATAAATATGGTTATTTACCAGGAGATAAAGTAACAAAGctaaatttatatgtttcacttatgcttatatatttgatatattcAATAATATGGTCctattcattattaaaaaataaaacaaatgttataaaaattcaagTATGGATATCAGTATGTAtgcttttatatttaatagaaaatctatttttatatatatattttatgacaTATAATGTTCAGGcagtaataaataataattaccTATTTATGGCAGTTTTTTTCagtgtttttaaaaatgtttgctcatatttattaatattattaggGGCATTAGGTTGGGGACTAGTTATACCAACATTagatagaaaaaaatttattaaaataaaagtgttatttattttttttatcatatttgattttataaaGCAGTTTTTAGATGTCCATTTAGCAGACGAACATGTAAATACGGTATATTTCTTATGCTGTATTTTGCCTATGTCTATAATATACtccattatatatatgtggatatttatatcatcaagcaaaattattatacaattaaatgaagataaacaatatgaaaaattaaatatgttcaaaaacttttttaatgttttaaTACTTGCACTTGTATTCTCAGTTATTTCTTTAACTattgatttatttgtaaTGGTGTTTCCAAATGACCAATTATGGaatttaaaatgttatataagTGAAGGAGTTAATAGTTGCTTATTTCTAACTGTCTTGACAGCCATGtgtgttttatttaaaccCTCAGAGAGACTTAAGAGAATTTCTCATTTCACAGAAATCGGCGATATGGATGAAATGGATGACTTCTctcattttaaaaattcaattGAAGATGTTCCATAA
- a CDS encoding glycerol-3-phosphate dehydrogenase, putative, whose protein sequence is MMRRSIFDKLKEGPLKISILGCGNWASAICKIVGANAKNNYILDNEVKMWCRDEKINNESLVEIINKTHENIKYLKGIPLPHNVVANSDLTYVINNSDLLIFTIPSQYLEGLLNSIKENKSIKIGKHVKAISLTKGFIFKDNKISLCSNLISKALDIPCCALSGANIAMDIALERFSEATIGGKDKDGLLIWQRVFDIPYFKINCVDGSVEVELFGAIKNVVVMAAGFCDGLETCTNSKAAIIRIGINETILFGKTFFENFNENVIFESCGFADIITSFLAGRNARCAAEFVKSHPKKSWEQLEIELLNGQKLQGIVTLKYAYDMIQKNELTDKFPLLTILYQISFENKDPSELIKAFMTPTISLINY, encoded by the exons ATGATGCGTCGCAGTATTTTTGATAAACTAAAAGAAGGCCCTCTCAAG ATATCAATACTTGGATGTGGAAACTGGGCTAGTGCTATATGCAAAATTGTTGGGGCtaatgcaaaaaataattatatacttGATAATGAAGTAAAAATGTGGTGTAGAGATGAAaagataaataatgaaagcCTAGtagaaattataaataaaacacatgaaaatataaaatatttaaaaggcATACCATTACCACATAATGTTGTTGCAAATTCAGATTTAACATatgttataaataattccgatttattaatatttactatTCCATCACAATATTTAGAAGGATTATTAAATTcaataaaagaaaacaaaTCAATTAAAATAGGCAAACATGTAAAGGCAATATCACTCACTAAAGGATTTATATTcaaagataataaaatatcccTTTGCTCAAATTTAATTTCTAAAGCCTTAGATATTCCATGTTGTGCCTTATCGGGTGCGAATATAGCTATG GATATTGCTTTGGAACGATTTTCTGAAGCTACAATAGGAGGAAAAGATAAAGACGGATTATTAATTTGGCAAAGAGTATTTGATATTCcttatttcaaaattaacTGTGTTGACGGGAGTGTCGAAGTTGAA TTATTTGGAgccataaaaaatgttgtaGTAATGGCTGCAGGGTTTTGTGACGGATTAGAAACTTGTACAAATTCTAAAGCTGCAATTATCAGAATCGGAATTAACgaaactattttatttggaaaaacattttttgaaaattttaacgAAAATGTAATTTTTGAAAGTTGTGGATTTGCAGATATTATAACATCTTTCTTAGCAGGACGAAATGCAAGATGTGCCGCTGAATTTGTAAAAAGTCATCCAAAAAAATCATGGGAACAATTGGAAATAGAACTATTGAATGGTCAAAAGTTACag GGAATTGTTACcttaaaatatgcatatgatATGATTCAGAAGAATGAATTAACCGATAAGTTCCCCCTCCTTACTATTCTTTATCAAATttcttttgaaaataaagatcCATCAGAATTAATAAAAGCATTTATGACCCCTACAATCTCACTAATAAACTATTAA
- a CDS encoding 10 kDa chaperonin, putative has translation MASSIPKKFIPLMDRILISKIVPKTTTKSGLYLPESATEPSYTGKVLAVGPGRITSSGNKIPPSVKEGDVVVLPEYGGSSLKIDGEEFFVYRDDDIIGIIKDQ, from the exons atg GCTTCTTCAATACCCAAAAAATTCATTCCATTAATGGATCGTATTTTAATAAGTAAAATAGTGCCCAAAACTACCACAAAATCTGGATTATATTTACCAGAAAGTGCAACTGAGCCTTCATATACAGGAAAA GTATTGGCAGTTGGACCTGGACGTATAACAAGCAGCGGAAATAAAATCCCACCTAGTGTAAAAGAAGGTGATGTTGTTGTTTTACCAGAATATGGAGGATCCTCATTAAAAATTGATGGCGAAGAATTTTTTGTCTATAGAGATGATGATATAATTGGCATTATTAAAGACCAATGA
- a CDS encoding serine--tRNA ligase, putative has product MHKILLSILLVLCIYFVLGKCIKHPNIKLFINTTPYSHKSNDFNLIKEKKRENKKWINLNSTNVNSYNKNDGDGKLNTPNKDEYKGDDQVGLSLKFLKENEQKVIENLKKRGMEKKVEDVNVMKNLIHEKNQLEIVRNNLRNKRKILSDKVKDLMQKNKDGCVNEENINIIKNEISSINENINLNETKMFELKNKIDEHFNKLPNILLNKVPEGINPKSNKIVKTYKIKNINMWDDNDGNFLDPHENIIKRYDNNNDNIFKNISNKIGFGYNILVNNIAKLERALINFMINVHTNKFNYTYVKTPTIISRSALINTGQLPKFENDLFKINQDYKILNEEAFLIPTSEVSLLNLFKNSLIEHEHLPIKLVSHSSCFRIEKNYTYGKTSKGLLREHIFEKVELISITDKITSFLHYKNLIKHCECILKKLKIPYRVVLLNSVETPFSASICYDIEAWLPSQKRFLEVSSCSNCLDFQARKLNLKFKKNDKSLFCHTINGSGLAVGRVLAIILEQYQIKRSSKNDKIRLAVPKVLQKYMKASIIDL; this is encoded by the coding sequence atgcataaaatattattatcaatattGTTAGTATTatgcatttattttgtattagGGAAATGTATCAAACATCCCAATATAAAgctatttattaatacaaCACCCTATAGTCACAAATCGAAcgattttaatttaataaaagagaaaaaaagagagaataaaaaatggattaaTCTTAATAGTACCAATGTGAACTcttacaataaaaatgatggaGATGGAAAATTAAATACACCAAATAAAGATGAATACAAGGGCGATGATCAAGTTGGATTGagtttaaaatttttgaaaGAAAACGAACAGAAGGttatagaaaatttaaaaaaaagagggatggaaaaaaaagtagaaGATGTAAATGTgatgaaaaatttaattcatgaaaaaaatcaacTTGAAATAGTAAGAAATAATCTGAGAAATAAacgaaaaatattatcagaTAAAGTCAAAGATTtaatgcaaaaaaataaagatggGTGTgtaaatgaagaaaatatcaacataataaaaaatgaaattagtagtattaatgaaaacataaatttaaatgaaacaaaaatgtttgaacttaaaaataaaattgatgaACACTTTAATAAGCTACCAAACATTCTATTAAATAAAGTTCCAGAAGGAATAAATccaaaaagtaataaaattgttaaaacatataaaataaaaaatataaatatgtggGATGATAATGATGGTAATTTTTTAGACCCTCATGaaaatatcataaaaagatatgataataataatgataatatatttaaaaatatatctaatAAAATAGGTTTTGGCTATAATATActtgtaaataatatagccAAATTAGAAAGGGcgttaataaattttatgataaATGTGCAtactaataaatttaattatacatatgtaaAGACACCTACAATTATAAGTAGATCGGCTTTAATAAATACTGGACAATTACCAAAATTTGAAAAcgatttatttaaaattaaccaagattataaaattttaaatgaagAAGCTTTTCTAATTCCAACAAGTGAAGTATCTTTATTAaacttatttaaaaattcacTAATAGAGCATGAGCATTTACCTATTAAATTAGTTAGCCATTCATCTTGCTTTagaatagaaaaaaattatacttaTGGTAAAACTTCGAAAGGTTTATTACGTGAACacatttttgaaaaagtaGAATTAATATCTATAACTGATAAAATAACATCCTTTTTAcactataaaaatttaattaaacaTTGTGaatgtatattaaaaaaattaaaaataccATATAGAgttgttttattaaattctGTTGAAACCCCATTCTCAGCTTCAATATGCTATGATATAGAAGCTTGGTTGCCGAGTCAAAAAAGATTTCTTGAAGTATCTTCATGTTCTAATTGTTTAGATTTTCAGGCaagaaaattaaatttaaagtttaaaaaaaatgacaaaagCCTATTTTGCCATACTATTAATGGATCAGGGTTGGCAGTAGGAAGAGTCTTAGCCATAATATTAGAACAATACCAAATAAAGAGAAgttcaaaaaatgataaaatacgTTTAGCTGTACCTAAAGtcttacaaaaatatatgaaagcGTCCATAATTGATTTATAG
- a CDS encoding male development gene 1, putative: protein MKRINIPTSTIGCLLLFLLSSQNGQYECMNIKGSSNNGSESNETVKAQNGKLNTQWSEKGYNFMDLIKNGYVENKDLDDIKDDLASELATKIQNTVTNYIKEDHDEGEINANDIKNLKIYVKDISEYVGLKAADLLDKNLENALKPIIENKPHDKSDNKLSNEGTSSFRFNNEIIDDEDPEQEIDHFADDLTDDYEVKQHENLEHYEKEINPHH, encoded by the coding sequence ATGAAGCGTATTAATATTCCAACATCAACTATAGGGTgtctattattatttttgttgaGCTCCCAAAATGGTCAATACGAGTGCATGAATATAAAGGGATCATCAAATAATGGAAGTGAAAGCAATGAAACTGTTAAGGCtcaaaatggaaaattaaATACACAATGGAGTGAGAAaggatataattttatggatctcataaaaaatggctATGTGGAAAATAAAGACTTAGATGATATTAAAGATGATCTAGCTTCTGAATTAGCtacaaaaatacaaaataccGTAaccaattatataaaagaagaCCACGATGAAGGTGAGATAAATgctaatgatataaaaaatttgaagaTTTATGTAAAGGACATTTCTGAATATGTAGGCTTAAAAGCAGCAGATTTAttagataaaaatttagaaaatgCTCTTAAACCtattatagaaaataaaccACATGACAAATCCGACAATAAATTAAGTAACGAAGGTACAAGCAGTTTTAGATTTAACAACGAAATTATTGACGATGAAGACCCTGAACAAGAAATTGATCATTTTGCAGATGATTTAACTGATGACTATGAAGTTAAGCAACATGAAAATTTAGAACACTAcgaaaaggaaataaatccacatcattaa
- a CDS encoding signal recognition particle subunit SRP19, putative: MSRIESVYINDDNNDISRWNIIYPNYLNKKKKIKEGRKININFCVPDPSVHEISLACKELNIPCVIEQNKCYPRDWLVEGRVRIKIPTIENGKTNKFALMRQIGSKLQTIKTNIDCSASTNQNNLTKKKKEKDKEKKKKKKT; the protein is encoded by the coding sequence atgagcaGAATAGAGTCCGTATATATAAACGATGACAACAATGATATATCACGAtggaatataatatatcctaattatttaaataaaaaaaaaaaaataaaagaaggaagaaaaataaatataaatttttgtgTACCAGACCCATCTGTTCATGAAATATCATTAGCATGCaaagaattaaatatacCATGTGTTATAGagcaaaataaatgttaCCCTAGAGATTGGCTAGTAGAAGGAAGAGTACGAATTAAGATACCCACTATAGAAAATGGAAAGACAAATAAATTTGCTTTAATGAGACAAATCGGTTCGAAATTACaaacaataaaaacaaatatcgATTGTAGTGCTTCTActaatcaaaataatttaacaaaaaagaaaaaagaaaaagacaaggaaaaaaaaaaaaaaaaaaaaacttaa